A window of the Dioscorea cayenensis subsp. rotundata cultivar TDr96_F1 chromosome 14, TDr96_F1_v2_PseudoChromosome.rev07_lg8_w22 25.fasta, whole genome shotgun sequence genome harbors these coding sequences:
- the LOC120275549 gene encoding cytochrome P450 71A1-like: MIEDHKNRKDGDLKDEDFVDILLSLKKDAGLDFNLNDEHIKALLVDMFAAGTDTSYIVLEWGMAELIRNPNVMKKLRDEINGIASGKSMVNEDDLSEMHYLKAVVKEILRLHPPAPLLLPRESMDNYQIEGYKIPSQCRVIINCWAITRDHKEWDMPNEFIPERFVNNTMDFKGQDFKYIPFGSGRRICPGIGFAISTIELALANLVFKFEWKLPDDHVGEVNMAEAPGLTTKMMKNLCLVPMPCF, encoded by the exons ATGATTGAGGACCATAAGAACAGAAAGGATGGAGATCTGAAAGATGAAGACTTTGTGGATATCTTGCTCTCACTCAAGAAGGATGCTGGCCTTGATTTTAATCTTAATGATGAACACATCAAAGCTCTCCTAGTG GACATGTTTGCAGCAGGAACAGATACATCATATATAGTGCTTGAATGGGGCATGGCTGAGCTTATTAGGAACCCAAATGTCATGAAAAAACTACGAGATGAAATTAATGGCATAGCAAGTGGGAAATCAATGGttaatgaagatgatttaagtGAGATGCACTACCTCAAAGCCGTCGTCAAAGAGATTCTTAGACTTCATCCTCCAGCTCCATtacttcttccaagagaatccaTGGATAATTACCAAATTGAAGGCTACAAAATCCCAAGTCAATGCAGGGTTATTATTAATTGTTGGGCCATAACAAGAGACCATAAAGAATGGGATATGCCTAATGAGTTTATACCTGAGAGGTTTGTGAACAATACTATGGATTTTAAGGGACAAGACTTTAAATACATTCCCTTTGGTTCAGGTAGGAGAATATGCCCTGGAATAGGGTTTGCAATCTCCACTATAGAACTTGCATTAGCAAATCTTGTTTTCAAATTTGAGTGGAAATTGCCAGATGATCATGTTGGTGAAGTAAATATGGCTGAAGCTCCTGGATTGAcaacaaaaatgatgaaaaacctATGCCTTGTTCCTATGCCTTGTttctaa
- the LOC120276179 gene encoding NAD(P)H-quinone oxidoreductase subunit 2 B, chloroplastic-like — MAITEFLLFVLTATLGGMFLCGANDLITLFVAPECFSLCSYLLSGYTKRDVRSNEATMKYLLMGGASSSILVHGFSWLYGSSGGEIELQEIVNGLINTQMYNSPGISIALISITVGIGFKLSPAPFHQWTPDVYEGVRFVRQIPTSISISEMFGFFKTP, encoded by the coding sequence ATGGCTATAACAGAGTTTCTGTTATTCGTATTAACAGCTACTCTAGGAGGAATGTTTTTATGTGGTGCTAACGATTTAATAACTCTCTTTGTAGCTCCAGAATGTTTCAGTTTATGTTCCTACCTATTATCTGGATATACCAAGAGAGATGTACGGTCTAATGAGGCTACTATGAAATATTTACTCATGGGTGGGGCAAGCTCTTCTATTCTGGTTCATGGTTTCTCTTGGCTATATGGTTCATCTGGGGGGGAGATCGAGCTTCAAGAAATAGTGAATGGTCTTATCAATACACAAATGTATAACTCCCCAGGAATTTCAATTGCGCTTATATCCATCACTGTAGGAATTGGGTTCAAGCTTTCCCCAGCCCCTTTTCATCAATGGACTCCTGACGTATACGAAGGAGTGCGGTTCGTTCGACAAATTCCTACCTCTATATCTATCTCTGAGATGTTTGGATTTTTCAAAACTCCATAG
- the LOC120275550 gene encoding 30S ribosomal protein S7, chloroplastic, with protein MSRRGTAEEKTAKSDPIYRNRLVNMLVNRILKHGKKSLAYQIIYRTVKKIQQKTETNPLSVLRQAIRGVTPDIAVKARRVGGSTHQVPIEIGSTQGKALAIRWLLGASRKRPGRNMAFKLSSELVDAAKGSGDAIRKKEETHRMAEANRAFAHFR; from the coding sequence ATGTCACGTCGAGGTACTGCAGAAGAAAAAACTGCAAAATCCGATCCAATTTATCGTAATCGATTAGTTAACATGTTGGTTAACCGTATTCTGAAACACGGAAAAAAATCATTGGCTTATCAAATTATCTATCGAACCGTGAAAAAGATTCAACAAAAGACAGAAACAAATCCACTATCTGTTTTACGTCAAGCAATACGTGGAGTAACTCCCGATATAGCAGTAAAAGCAAGACGTGTAGGCGGATCGACTCATCAAGTTCCTATTGAAATAGGATCTACACAAGGAAAAGCACTTGCCATTCGTTGGTTATTAGGGGCATCCCGAAAACGTCCGGGTCGAAATATGGCTTTCAAATTAAGTTCCGAATTAGTAGATGCTGCCAAAGGGAGTGGCGATGCCATACGTAAAAAGGAAGAGACTCATAGAATGGCAGAGGCAAATAGAGCTTTTGCACATTTTCGTTAA